In Haloterrigena turkmenica DSM 5511, a single genomic region encodes these proteins:
- a CDS encoding divalent metal cation transporter, with translation MSEKSASSSTSAVVDAVPGGEAIHGALYRYGLGVLFAANVFGAGSVYILADAGANFAFSLLWVLPLAFLIDIALHDMSARLAVADEPLADYIVDAVPIGGRALVIAISLMSALWAVSNYAVAGAALAWLLPGLDNVIVGIVLAGGTGIAIVQLKVYDRIEAAIAAAVFAVFGSYGLLLAGLDVPWQSVAAGLQPALNSDIGYLTTVIALLGTTVYWPNFFIQSSIQPTKEWTDVWKYRRDNAAGIATTLLIGSFVMIVSAVTLAQGDMTLTGPGQPLADIIGQGALLVFMIAVFLASITSATGTLFGAGFMIPQSMGAHTVFGDFRFRRTVIGLITVSAATALPLLVYTGFGPVEMAIIMPAVNGAIGLPVTVFALIGAVNRFYDIEWYENAAFVAAGLVLLIGSATTIQSLYETIVGIL, from the coding sequence ATGAGTGAGAAGTCGGCGTCGTCCTCGACGTCCGCGGTCGTCGACGCCGTTCCCGGCGGCGAGGCGATCCACGGCGCCCTCTATCGGTACGGGCTGGGCGTACTATTCGCTGCGAACGTCTTCGGTGCAGGATCGGTCTATATCCTCGCCGACGCCGGAGCGAACTTCGCCTTCTCCCTGCTGTGGGTGCTCCCGCTGGCCTTCCTCATCGACATCGCACTCCACGACATGAGCGCCCGCCTCGCGGTGGCCGACGAACCGCTGGCGGACTACATCGTCGACGCGGTCCCGATCGGCGGGCGAGCGCTCGTGATCGCGATCTCGCTGATGTCGGCGCTGTGGGCCGTCTCGAACTACGCCGTCGCGGGCGCGGCGCTGGCGTGGCTCCTGCCGGGACTGGACAACGTCATCGTCGGCATCGTCCTCGCCGGCGGCACAGGGATCGCGATCGTCCAGCTGAAGGTCTACGACCGCATCGAGGCGGCGATCGCGGCCGCCGTCTTCGCGGTCTTCGGCTCGTACGGCCTCCTACTGGCCGGCCTCGACGTGCCGTGGCAGTCGGTCGCCGCCGGGCTACAGCCCGCGCTGAACAGCGACATCGGCTACCTCACGACGGTCATCGCGCTGCTGGGAACGACCGTCTACTGGCCGAATTTCTTCATCCAGTCGAGCATCCAGCCGACCAAGGAGTGGACCGACGTCTGGAAGTACCGCCGGGACAACGCCGCCGGCATCGCGACGACGCTGCTGATCGGCAGTTTCGTGATGATCGTCTCGGCGGTTACCCTCGCCCAGGGCGATATGACGCTGACCGGCCCCGGCCAGCCGCTGGCGGACATCATCGGCCAGGGCGCGCTCCTCGTGTTCATGATCGCCGTCTTCCTCGCGAGCATCACGTCCGCGACCGGGACGCTGTTCGGCGCCGGGTTCATGATCCCCCAATCGATGGGCGCCCACACCGTGTTCGGCGACTTCCGGTTCCGCCGCACGGTCATCGGACTGATCACCGTCTCGGCGGCGACCGCTCTCCCGCTGCTGGTCTACACCGGCTTCGGCCCCGTCGAAATGGCCATCATCATGCCCGCGGTCAACGGCGCGATCGGGTTGCCGGTGACCGTCTTCGCGCTCATCGGCGCCGTCAACCGGTTCTACGATATCGAGTGGTACGAAAACGCCGCGTTCGTCGCGGCGGGACTCGTCTTGCTGATCGGTAGCGCGACGACGATCCAGTCGCTCTACGAGACGATTGTGGGCATCCTCTGA
- a CDS encoding Lrp/AsnC family transcriptional regulator: MDLDATNKAVLYLLQQDARRITTQEMAEQIGVSASTVRNRIEQLESEGIIRGYHPDVDYDKAGLQLHVLFICSAPNPERERLAREAREVSGVVTIQEVLNGKDNVQIEAVGTDTDDIARVSDELSELGFDVVNSKILKSFHKQPFDHFGQQLVDENETDE; the protein is encoded by the coding sequence ATGGATCTCGACGCGACGAACAAGGCCGTACTGTATCTTCTCCAACAGGATGCACGCCGGATCACGACCCAGGAGATGGCCGAGCAGATCGGCGTCTCGGCCAGCACCGTTCGGAACCGTATCGAGCAACTGGAATCGGAGGGAATCATCCGGGGCTACCATCCCGACGTCGACTACGACAAAGCGGGACTCCAGTTGCACGTTCTCTTCATCTGCTCGGCCCCGAACCCGGAGCGCGAGCGACTCGCCCGCGAGGCCCGCGAGGTCAGCGGCGTCGTCACGATACAGGAGGTGCTCAACGGAAAGGATAACGTCCAGATCGAAGCCGTCGGGACCGACACCGACGACATCGCCCGCGTGAGCGACGAACTCAGCGAGCTCGGGTTCGACGTCGTCAACTCGAAAATCCTGAAGAGCTTCCACAAACAGCCGTTCGACCACTTCGGCCAGCAGTTAGTCGACGAGAACGAGACCGATGAGTAA
- a CDS encoding ABC transporter ATP-binding protein, producing the protein MTSESTDLEGVRGADRSDAVGSDADLESGAADDSATRDREEPALAVEGLSKTFGSGDEAVTAVEDVSFSVAPGEVIGLLGPNGAGKTTTIKSILGLLLPDEGAVRIHGIDVYDRPRAAYDHVDAMLEGARNDYWRLTVRENLRYFAAIRGRNPDALADRHEELLERLDLADRADTPVRELSRGMKQKVSLASVLAGDVSVAFLDEPTLGLDVESSLTLRRELVRLADERGLTLVVSSHDMDVIEAVCDRVVIMNEGRVVVDDTVENLLAAFETQGYRLTVRGADESTLAALRERFDVTDVERLEDRTRFAVAADSETFYRLTDALEDHGLELVAVDTVQPDLEDAFVELTGGNGNAEPNRESDEPHEGATR; encoded by the coding sequence ATGACGAGTGAGTCGACGGATCTCGAGGGCGTACGCGGGGCCGACCGCAGCGACGCCGTCGGAAGCGATGCCGACCTCGAGTCGGGAGCGGCGGACGACTCCGCGACGCGCGACCGAGAGGAACCCGCGCTGGCCGTCGAGGGGCTCTCGAAGACGTTCGGGAGCGGGGACGAGGCCGTTACGGCCGTCGAGGACGTCTCCTTCTCCGTCGCGCCGGGCGAGGTGATCGGACTGCTCGGCCCTAACGGCGCCGGCAAGACGACCACGATCAAGTCGATTCTGGGACTGCTCCTCCCGGACGAGGGCGCGGTTCGGATCCACGGAATCGACGTCTACGACCGCCCCAGAGCGGCCTACGATCACGTCGACGCCATGCTCGAGGGGGCGCGCAACGACTACTGGCGACTCACCGTCCGGGAGAACCTGCGGTACTTCGCGGCGATTCGGGGCCGGAACCCCGACGCCCTCGCCGACCGCCACGAGGAACTGCTGGAGCGACTCGACCTCGCCGACAGGGCCGACACGCCGGTTCGAGAACTCTCGCGCGGGATGAAACAGAAGGTGTCCCTCGCGAGCGTCCTCGCGGGGGACGTCTCCGTGGCCTTCCTCGACGAACCGACGCTGGGGCTCGACGTCGAGAGTTCGCTGACGCTCCGGCGCGAACTCGTCCGGCTCGCCGACGAGCGGGGCCTGACGCTCGTGGTCTCGAGTCACGACATGGACGTCATCGAGGCCGTCTGCGACCGCGTGGTCATCATGAACGAGGGGCGGGTCGTCGTCGACGACACCGTCGAGAACCTGTTGGCGGCCTTCGAGACTCAGGGGTACCGACTCACCGTTCGCGGCGCCGACGAGTCGACCCTCGCCGCCCTCCGCGAGCGCTTCGACGTGACCGACGTCGAGCGCCTCGAGGATCGGACGCGGTTCGCGGTGGCGGCCGACTCCGAGACGTTCTACCGGCTGACCGACGCGCTGGAGGACCACGGGCTCGAACTGGTGGCGGTCGACACCGTCCAGCCCGATCTCGAGGACGCGTTCGTCGAACTGACCGGTGGAAACGGAAACGCCGAACCGAACCGCGAGAGCGACGAGCCTCACGAGGGTGCAACGCGATGA
- a CDS encoding HalOD1 output domain-containing protein, with protein sequence MSNASGPVEFDVESRRYRAQYDFETTAPSVAVVDVIETVFDDERDRGPLYDVVDPEALDRLLEADSGRDRHGLRSASFEYRGALVTVVSDGSVVIGLDDEIDR encoded by the coding sequence ATGAGTAATGCGAGCGGTCCGGTCGAGTTCGACGTGGAGTCCCGGCGGTACCGAGCGCAGTACGACTTCGAGACGACGGCGCCGAGCGTCGCCGTCGTCGACGTCATCGAGACCGTCTTCGACGACGAACGCGATCGCGGCCCGCTCTACGACGTCGTCGATCCGGAGGCCCTCGACCGCCTCCTCGAGGCTGATTCCGGACGCGACCGACACGGCTTGCGATCGGCCTCGTTCGAGTACCGCGGCGCACTGGTGACCGTCGTCAGCGACGGTTCGGTCGTGATCGGGCTGGACGACGAGATCGATCGGTGA
- a CDS encoding PAS domain-containing sensor histidine kinase — MGSSDSAGVSGEDVRRAFSHSERSPTPLTTVEVADRLDCSPGPARQGLEELVDRGELRVKRIDDSTRIWWPDEMANADPDRRSEQEEFAAFVSAVRDYAIFMLDPDGTVASWNEGAERIKGYSEDAIVGNHFSTFYTDEDMADDVPQTNLETAAAEGRAEDEGWRVRSDGTRFWANVVITAIRDDGGQLRGFTKVTRDMTERREYEQQLRRERDLTERILETVPITIGVVTEDNALVRANRRMLEHFAIEDSAIETYSLESWELYDAAGEPIPADEQPWARARERGEPVYDAQRQVEVPGIGRRWLSLNAAPLDDDQAEDGRIVVAIDDITDQKERERLLRREYNQTEKLLRTAPIAIAVQNAEGETILTNQRAQESLGLSDQEFIGESDDVGEWEIYDSDGERLPTNEMPAARVLETGNPVFNEELVVDPPDDELLQFRVNATPLHGPDGGVERVVTAAEDITELKRRERQLEQRKSELETELSDILGRISDAFYALDDEWRFTHLNEQAAETLQQSRDDVLGRKVWTTFPDDAEGIYREQFQQAMETQEPVNFEVYAEDLDTWLEYNVYPSESGLSIYFHDITERKEYQRKLEKSNERLEQFAYAASHDLQEPLRMVSSYLQLLESRYSDELDDDGEEFIEFAVDGAERMRKMIDGLLAYSRVDTQGEPFEPVDLDTVVDAVCEDLQMKIEETDAEITAESLPRVRGDESQIQQVFQNLVSNALEYSGDEPPQVEITAERARSKWIVSVEDNGIGIDPDDQDRVFEVFERLHSRDKYDGTGIGLALCQRIIERHEGTIWIDSEPGEGTTFSFALPAVDA; from the coding sequence ATGGGATCTTCAGATTCGGCGGGCGTGTCGGGGGAGGACGTCCGGCGAGCTTTTTCGCACTCCGAGCGGTCTCCCACTCCCCTCACGACCGTCGAGGTCGCCGATCGGTTGGACTGTTCCCCGGGTCCCGCGCGCCAGGGACTCGAGGAACTCGTCGATCGGGGTGAACTCCGCGTCAAGCGGATCGACGACTCGACCCGGATCTGGTGGCCTGACGAGATGGCGAACGCGGACCCCGACCGGCGGTCCGAACAGGAGGAGTTCGCCGCCTTCGTCAGCGCCGTCCGAGACTACGCCATCTTCATGCTCGATCCCGACGGCACCGTCGCCAGCTGGAACGAAGGGGCCGAACGAATCAAGGGCTACTCGGAGGACGCAATCGTCGGCAACCACTTCTCGACGTTCTACACCGACGAAGACATGGCCGACGACGTCCCCCAGACGAACCTCGAGACCGCGGCGGCGGAGGGACGAGCCGAGGACGAAGGCTGGCGCGTCCGCTCGGACGGCACGCGGTTCTGGGCGAACGTCGTCATCACCGCCATTCGGGACGACGGCGGTCAGTTGCGGGGCTTTACCAAAGTCACCCGCGACATGACCGAGCGCCGCGAGTACGAACAGCAACTCCGCCGGGAACGGGACCTCACCGAACGGATCTTAGAGACCGTGCCGATCACGATCGGCGTGGTGACCGAGGACAACGCGCTCGTCCGCGCGAACCGCCGGATGCTCGAGCACTTCGCGATCGAGGACTCGGCCATCGAGACGTACAGCCTCGAGTCGTGGGAGCTCTACGACGCCGCCGGGGAGCCGATCCCGGCCGACGAGCAGCCGTGGGCCCGCGCCCGCGAGCGCGGCGAGCCGGTGTACGACGCCCAGCGGCAGGTCGAAGTCCCGGGAATCGGCCGCCGCTGGCTCTCGCTCAACGCCGCACCGCTCGACGACGATCAGGCCGAGGACGGACGGATCGTCGTCGCGATCGACGACATCACCGACCAGAAGGAGCGCGAACGGCTCCTCCGTCGGGAGTACAACCAGACCGAGAAGCTGTTGCGGACGGCGCCGATCGCGATCGCCGTCCAGAACGCCGAGGGCGAGACGATACTGACGAACCAGCGCGCACAGGAGTCGCTGGGTCTCTCCGACCAGGAGTTCATCGGCGAATCCGACGACGTCGGCGAGTGGGAGATCTACGACTCGGACGGCGAGCGGCTGCCGACGAACGAGATGCCGGCCGCGCGGGTCCTAGAGACCGGCAACCCAGTGTTCAACGAGGAACTCGTCGTCGATCCCCCCGACGACGAGCTGCTCCAATTTCGCGTGAACGCGACGCCGCTGCACGGCCCCGACGGCGGGGTCGAACGCGTCGTGACGGCCGCCGAGGACATCACCGAGCTGAAACGCCGCGAGCGCCAGCTCGAGCAGCGAAAGAGCGAACTCGAGACCGAACTGAGCGATATCCTCGGCCGGATCTCCGACGCGTTCTACGCGCTCGACGACGAGTGGCGCTTTACCCACCTCAACGAGCAGGCCGCCGAGACCCTCCAGCAGTCCCGGGACGACGTCCTCGGGCGGAAGGTCTGGACGACGTTCCCCGACGATGCGGAGGGGATCTACCGGGAGCAGTTCCAGCAGGCGATGGAGACCCAAGAGCCCGTCAACTTCGAGGTGTACGCCGAGGATCTCGACACCTGGCTCGAGTACAACGTCTACCCCTCCGAGTCGGGACTGTCGATCTACTTCCACGACATCACCGAGCGCAAGGAGTACCAGCGCAAACTCGAGAAATCCAACGAGCGCTTAGAGCAGTTCGCCTACGCCGCCTCCCACGACCTGCAGGAACCCCTGCGGATGGTCTCGAGTTACCTCCAACTGCTCGAGAGTCGGTACAGCGACGAACTCGACGACGACGGCGAGGAGTTCATCGAGTTCGCCGTCGACGGCGCCGAGCGCATGCGCAAGATGATCGACGGCCTGCTGGCCTACTCCCGGGTCGACACGCAGGGCGAGCCGTTCGAGCCGGTCGATCTGGACACCGTCGTCGACGCCGTCTGCGAGGACCTGCAGATGAAAATCGAGGAGACCGACGCCGAGATCACCGCCGAGTCGCTGCCCCGCGTTCGCGGTGACGAGAGCCAGATCCAGCAGGTGTTTCAAAACTTGGTGAGCAACGCTCTCGAGTACAGCGGCGACGAGCCGCCGCAGGTGGAGATCACGGCCGAGCGGGCGCGGTCCAAGTGGATCGTCTCGGTCGAGGACAACGGGATCGGCATCGATCCCGACGATCAGGACCGCGTCTTCGAGGTGTTCGAGCGCCTGCACAGCCGCGACAAGTACGACGGCACCGGGATCGGGCTCGCGCTCTGTCAGCGCATCATCGAGCGCCACGAAGGGACCATCTGGATCGACTCCGAACCCGGCGAGGGGACGACGTTCTCCTTTGCGCTGCCCGCCGTCGACGCCTGA
- a CDS encoding universal stress protein, with protein MSRILVPFDDSERAREALEYAVNLFPDGEFVALTVVDTSSVPAIPNTASGDEDEVSETVERVFGDVEERLAVPERIAAERGVPIETQTRLGAPTQEIVEFAETEAVDHIVMGSHGRSGVKRFLLGSVAEVVVRHSPVPVTVVR; from the coding sequence ATGTCGCGCATTCTGGTCCCCTTCGACGACTCCGAGCGTGCCCGCGAGGCCCTCGAGTACGCCGTCAACCTGTTTCCGGACGGCGAGTTCGTCGCGTTGACCGTCGTCGACACCTCGTCGGTGCCCGCGATTCCAAACACCGCGTCCGGCGACGAGGACGAGGTCTCGGAGACGGTCGAACGCGTCTTCGGCGACGTCGAGGAGCGCCTCGCGGTGCCGGAACGGATCGCTGCCGAACGCGGCGTACCGATCGAGACCCAGACACGACTCGGTGCTCCCACCCAGGAGATCGTCGAGTTCGCCGAGACCGAGGCCGTCGACCACATCGTCATGGGAAGCCACGGTCGCTCGGGGGTCAAACGGTTTCTGCTGGGCAGCGTCGCCGAGGTCGTCGTGCGCCACTCGCCGGTTCCGGTGACGGTGGTCCGCTGA
- a CDS encoding sulfite exporter TauE/SafE family protein, which produces MLGLPFDLSLVLLLVSIAFFSGIGITTIGPGGIFVTIALYSLTPLASSQVAGTAHATFVVTGLVGSAAYLHSGEMRTGESRAIAVVLSASSILGALVGASVNAFVPRSLFGVLLGGVSTTVGAVILYRERRGFNPFYDLEPLERRGQFALAGLGFALGICSGLLGIGGPVLAVPALVLVGVPMLLAVAVAQVQSIFIATFAAAGYALQGNVLLPLAVVIGTPLLLGVVTGWKVAHMIDPERLKVALGVVLLGVGPYLAL; this is translated from the coding sequence ATGCTCGGACTTCCCTTCGACCTCTCCCTCGTCTTGTTGCTCGTGTCGATCGCCTTCTTCTCGGGGATCGGCATCACGACCATCGGTCCGGGCGGCATCTTCGTGACGATCGCGCTCTACTCGCTGACCCCGCTGGCCTCGAGCCAGGTCGCCGGTACCGCCCACGCGACGTTCGTCGTCACCGGCCTCGTCGGTAGCGCCGCCTACCTCCACTCCGGCGAGATGAGGACCGGCGAGAGCCGCGCCATCGCCGTCGTCCTGAGCGCCTCGAGCATCCTCGGGGCCCTCGTCGGCGCCTCCGTCAACGCGTTCGTCCCGCGGTCGCTGTTCGGCGTCCTGCTCGGCGGCGTCTCGACGACCGTCGGCGCGGTCATCCTCTACCGGGAGCGACGCGGGTTCAACCCCTTCTACGATCTCGAGCCGCTCGAGCGCCGGGGTCAGTTCGCGCTGGCCGGCCTCGGGTTCGCGCTCGGGATCTGCAGCGGGCTGCTGGGAATCGGCGGGCCGGTGCTCGCGGTGCCGGCGCTGGTGCTGGTCGGCGTCCCCATGCTGCTGGCCGTCGCCGTCGCGCAGGTCCAGTCGATCTTCATCGCGACCTTCGCCGCTGCGGGCTACGCCCTCCAGGGGAACGTGCTCCTCCCGCTGGCGGTCGTCATCGGAACGCCGCTGTTGCTGGGGGTCGTCACGGGCTGGAAGGTCGCCCACATGATCGACCCCGAGCGACTGAAGGTCGCGCTGGGCGTCGTGCTCCTCGGCGTCGGCCCGTACCTCGCGCTGTGA